TCTCCCTTGACAATTAACTGCTATATTACTAAGGAATGCTCATGTTTTATTCATTGGAATATTGTAATGTTGGTAAATATTTGTCCCACCAGCAGATTACCTTCCGGCACACTCGCAGTTTGGTCCCCGAGGAATACTCTTATATTACTTTGAGCACCAACAAGTTTAAAGAATAAAAGTTTTCAATAATTTGCCCACTTTATGAATTGATCATGTGATTGCAATTAACTGTTAGTGTGATTGTCTTAGTTCAGTTTTAGAAGTGATTAGTGATGTCTCACTGTAGTGTTTCTTCTTTTCACTGTGAAGTGGAATAGTTTAATTGTTGTGAATCATGTTTGTGAcagaatgttttatattttgattcAGTTGGGGCTTGGATGAAGTCAAGGAAAATTGAGTATTTGGGAGTTCCAAAATATTGGGGCTCTGGTTTTCATGAGAAAGGTGGTAAGAGGTAGGAAAATTCACCATTGTACATAATGATTAACATGACATCTTATgtgagtttttttattattattgttattattattattaataaaatgtttaggaAGTTACAGATGTTTTTGATCTTTGATCTTTTGAACACACAAGAAtgccacttaaagggatagttcacccaaaaatgaaaaatatttaatgatttactcaccctcaagccatccaatgtatatatgactatcttctttcagacaaacacaatcgaaGATATatactagcttccgccagatgaCTGTACGCATACTGCATAAGTCGACTTGCGCCGAATGAGTAACCCCCTGATGCGATGTTTGACGCaagatgtaggagtagcgtaaacttaggtgagagtagatgCCTCTcatggtttaaacaaatagggatgtgcaacaaactcaggcacctcttctcttatatcaaaatcctccgatTCTCCACCgattctctttaaaatttcttgttttagatttctaattcatgaccggtgttttgttttgctctctaaTCTGCACTTCTTCGTTCGTCATTaagtcatgcgtcgggtcaggaGTTACTCTTCCGCTGCAAATCGATGTGTATGgccgtctgccagaagctagttattttactttgtaaagttttaaatatggatatttttcttacaaaaacccatcactttgtttcagaaggcctttattaaccccctggagcagtatgtattatttttttttatgatggattgatgcatttttttttgggcttcaaaacacgccccccatttactaccattttaaagcttggaagagccaggatatttttaaatatatctctgattgtgtttgtctgaaagaagataggaaggcttgagggtgggtaaatCATCGGATAATTTTCCCATGTTATATAGTTataaactattcatttaaatgtaatgatttCACATTAATCTTCATGACAGGTACAGATTTATGGTCATGGATCGATTTGGTACAGATCTACAGAAGAAATTTGAGGAAAACGGAAAGAAATTTCCAAGGAAACTGGTTCTTCAGCTGGGCCTCAGACTTGTAGGTTTCTTCTTTCAAAAGAAGTAAACTATGCTGAAAGTTTAATGGTGCACCAagttatgttttgtttgttttgctgatCTTCATAACAGAGGTCTTATACTTCAGTTTGACTTTTTAACAAAGCAATTATTTTATGTTACTGCTGTCATAGAAATACCCACTTCACGTATGGATATGTCACTCATGATTAATTTACAACCAAAATTTCCAATAATATATTTCCAATATTTCACAACCAAAATATCCAATATGTGGggttactaaaataaaatgagcaATGAGGGAGGCCACTGTTCTGTACAATAATAtactaataattataaaatatgtcaataagcacaattaatttttattgcTATTAAACTTTAGTTAAATATGCACAGAATATTTCAACATGACTGTTGCAGGCAGTGGGAGGGAAATCTTATATTcctgttttagtattattattataaaatctCATATTCTAACAAATCTTTCATCTCTCTAGCTTGACATTCTGGAGTACATCCATGACCATGAATATGTGCATGCAGACATCAAAGCCTCCAACCTTCTTCTGTCCTACACCAACCCCAATCAGGTTTGTTTCAAGCCTTCCACATGTTAAACAGATCTCTGTTGCCATGGCTGTACAGCTCTAACTGTAGAGACGTAGAAGGCAGTGTGTGTAGACTGCAGGACTATACAGAGCTCCTACTTCTTTTAATTGGAGTACCAGTGATTTGCAATATAAGAAACTACTtgtcttattttttttccatctgttAATGAGATTTGGGtgggaaaaaaagcaaaacaatttAAGCCTTTAATGCGGCTCATAAACTGGAGAGATTAGAGACAGTATTGAAGCTGTCTCTAGCAAATAAGGTTTGGGGGCTGGGCAGgggcaaatatttaatttgaagaTTAATAATGTATCAGTGGTGTATTATTAAGCTGCTATTTTTAAAGTCACAATTTAAAACTCGGCCTCTTGGGATTAGTCGCTGTTTACTTGGTGACTCTGTGcatcctttttttaaaaattgcttgGGTCTTCTCTTTGCTTCTGAATACATGTATTTCTATGTTTTACAAATGTGTGAATAAAGTGCACAGACACTGAAATGCACCGGTTGTAAACCTAAATAATAGAAATGcttaatgatattttaatttcaatcGGATATAggaatttgaaatgttattgtGTGATGGGAACATAAGATAATGGTTTTTGAAACTAATTGTAGGCTCTTCCTTTGAattttgaactgaatgtaaaTGACTTATGAACTGGATCTTATAACATATGAGTTATCAAACTCATGAGTTACCAGTTAAAAGTCTGATGAATCTTTCACAGAGTAAACTCACAAGTTATCCAAGTGGTTTCTAAATTAACATCTGAAAGTAATGTTAACATACAGTTTGGTAAGTCAGGTGATCAATCAGTAATGATTTGAATggattcaagtttttttttttttacaaaattaaacgttttgttttgattttgtgaATGTAAACGTGTAATTTAAGacacattttgctttttttttttttttttttttttatttattatgcttACACTTTACAAGTGAAGGATGGACGAGGGTGCAAGGGTGCAAAATCAGATTTCTATGTCTAGAACTTCCTGAAAAGTTCGGCTTATCGTAGTATAGAGCTTCATGAtttgagaatcacaattttttttgtttcaaacaaagatcacgATTTtcaacagacaactaaacaaaataacataattTACTAGAGATTCTGACAatatgttaattgctgcagtctatttaaaacgTAATTAGTCTGAATcagtggcgtaactttgttttaaaaagtgggtgggacagtGTGTGTTGtaattgtattattacaataataaaagcacgaaatttattgacatagacctcatgtttaatatgatagtttcatccttacatctataatacaatatattgttagtctcAAGAGTATTTATTTTAGTCAATAAATATGTGGATTCATGAATAATATTAGATTGTCCTGATGGACTAACGGTAGAATTTTTGTTCAACGTACCAGAGGCTcgggttctaatccgccctcgtatcatttattttattttattctcattaaaaccaaagatgttcatcagtgattgtatatcaagagtaGGGACACctttatgtgtattttgttttgtgattttacctGAATGAATAGTGTCTCCGCAACAGCACTAAACGATATATTGAAGCACTCGTCCGTGTGAAGACTGCGCAGTGTGCACAAGCGCCAAGAGAGCACGAATGCAATTCACGAATGAATTGCTaatcaactagagatgtttcttttgtatttgaTACATCCGTGCCGTGAGAAAATGTGGTGGGGACAAAATCGatcctggcaaaaagtggtggggacatgtcccacccgcaaattacgcctatggtctgaatatattatttaaaaaaaaaactgtttgaatgaatgattcaatgactcactcataaggacttcacttgttttattactggatgaatcagcatttttgaacaaatttcttgaatgattcaatgacaaatacaaatattttttttaatagtcacttgttgccaccaGGTGGAGACTGTAATgatgtaatcgatacaatcgttatttgaagcaccaagtttctttcaaaaggtgatttgctctattttgatctctactgtagacatcagtgtttatatccgaactataaacttttatagaatagaatagcttttattgttattgtataGCTATACAACAAAAATTTTGGCCTCTCACACTGAAaatgcacacacgcacacacacacagacaatgGTACAGAAAGCAATGTAAACAGATTCTTAGTATTCTCACAACCTCTGAAGCTTATGATTTATCCCATTATCTAATTTCTTCTGtgataaatatgaatatacataacacagaaataacaaaaCTGTGTGATTGAAAAGACTgcgaagctgtttcatacctacaGTGTTACTGTACATGATAACTGGTTCAGTGGCAGCACGAACACACATTTGAATCTTccggtgtgattttgtcaaatgtttaatagacacaggcgaATCTTTGTCTTTTAGGAATGAGATTGCAGTCTTGATTCAGACACCCACacaatcttttaacgattaatcatgcATCTCTATCCCTCGTATAAATCAAGCTGCTATTTAATGTGTTGTGTTGTGCTGTGTGTGTCAGGACATACGCAGTATTGGGACATCATTAAGGAAGAATGTTAACCTCGTAGCATTCACCTGGTCCAGTAAAATGGTGTTATATTTGTACAACCATTTGTACAGTCTTGTAGAGGAATAATGACTTGTGAGATAACTGACTGTTTAAACTGTTTAACAGTTGGCAGTGTGGGTTGAAGACATTTTGATCTCCAAATGTAAGCATGTCCAGATGTAAAACGCAGAGTAAAAGGTGATTCATCAGACTGTATAAATTTTCAGATGCTCAGGGAGGAAAGCTGTGTGTTTGTCATGCAGCTTTGTACACCGCATGACAAAAAGTTTTAGTTTAAATAGTTTTTCCTAAAAGTTAGTGATGTTTGTCACTGTAGGTGAGCTGTTAATCTTGACTGTGGCAAATTGGCATATGCAGTTATTTTTGAGACACTTTACCTGGACACATCAAataattttgcacttttttgggggggtaaTTGGTGCACCTGCAATTTGTGCACTGACTGTTTTAGTATCTTTGAAACTCTGTTAGCTGCTTCCTGTTGCTTTGAAAACTCTGCTATCAAAGTGCTAATTGTCAGACCTCTTTTATATGTGACACATTCTGCTAATTGGAAATCAGTCTGTTTGCAGCTGCATATgtgatttatttgtattaacCTTAAAGTTTCTGTAGACTTTATTATCTTGGATGTGTTGTAtctgtaaataatatttatattccaATTGTTATAGCAATGATTTACATTTGTTGCACAGGAAGCATTTGATTTTGACttgtttgttttctctctctctctctctctctctctctctctctctcatttgttTAACCCAGGTATATTTAGTGGATTATGGATTGGCCTATAGATACTCTCCTGAAGGAGTGCCAAAGGAGTACAAAGAAGACCCAAAGAGGTGTCATGACGGGACCATTGAGTTCACTAGTATTGATGCGCACAAAGGAGTCGGTAAGAAATTAGAATAATCAAATCTAATGGTCACTCTTTAACTTTAAGCTAGGCGAATCCCTATGACCTGAAAActggatattttttaatttttaatcactTAATTTTTTTCGTGAAGCTTGTGATGGAAAAATTATACagagaaataatgtttttaaaagttgatgtaatgatacTTTGCATCAGATACTACAAAGTTAGGAAACCCCTTAAAAATGGCCTGTTGATGTTCCTCTCTGTGGggtaaattattacatttcagcCCCTTCAAGAAGAGCAGACCTGGAAATCATGGGTTACTGCATGATCCAGTGGCTTTGTGGCCGTCTTCCCTGGGAGGACAAACTTCAGGACCCACTGTATGTCAGAGACTCCAAACTTCGGTGAGAATCTTTAACCTCACTTGTAGCATTTcatgttttacttctttttcTAAACCGAGAtgtaatatactttattttttgccaTTGGCTAATGAATATTAACTTGCGTGGAAAAAAATGCTTCTTTgcaatataacatttatttttcccttaattGCCTTAAAACAAATTACTGGATACAAATAATAATGGGTTAGatttaatgaattataataGATACATTTCCAAGatgttgtttgattcatttttaaatattcttctCCTCAGGTGTAGAGACAATATTGATGAGTTCTTGAAAAGCTGTTTCACTTCAGAAAATAAACCAGGTGAGAAAAAACAGTGCATTATTTAAGTTCTTAGGAGAagcttttatgtatttaaaaagaTGTATGCACTTTGGTTGTAAAATATCTATTATATAGTTTGTTTTACAGTAGGTTAATAGTATTGAATCTTAAGCAGTTTCTCACAACTAAATGGCAATtaagcatatttatttttttaaccgtGTTGCGACCGCAGAAGCACCTGTGAATTCTGCAGTAGTACTTTTTGTTTGTCTGCCAAGCGGTAATTGGAGTGACGCACTTTCGAGCTCTGATGTACAAACAAGAGCGTGAGGGCCTCTTCTCTTTATAATGAGTGTGGACCTGGTGATTTAGCCTTAATTAGAGCTAATCTATCAGCTCTGTGCTAATTCCTGCAACTTCTCACACTAACTTTATACTGGAGCATGATTAATTTccactttttatacatatacacattttCTGTTGACATATTTTAGTGAAATGTTAAGTAAATCTAAATGTAAAGTGTACGTAACCATTGTATCAGCTACCCCGCTCGACCACAAagcaatgaaataaataaaagatgaagTTTTTAAACAAACTTGTTTTTCACCCATCTCCGTTCTCGACCTCTGCATTGCCTAGTTTTGCAGTCAGCGTGTGGCAGTCTGTACTTTTGCAGAACTTTAGGGCGTTCTTTCTTTGTGtcatttaaaaatcaaagatgtcATTGGCTCCCTTTGCTCAGTCGCTGATGTGATGGCAGTTCTTAAGCCCTGTGACAGCCGCGCGGCAGACGGCGAGATCCCTCCTCAGGCTGTTGTCTTGTGCGTACACGGCGCATCACAACACCGAGGTGATGGGAGGCGGCACTGTTAGCACGGCCATCACGACTAATTCTGTTTGGTGTGACTATTTTAGCAGCCGACAGTAAACAACAGTTTGTGAGCAGAGAAGTATAAGGAACAAAGTGACAAATGTCAGCCTCTCTCCTCTAAACTTAGCCTGAAGGTTAAAGTGTGAGCGTCTGCTGTGAAGACCTTGCCCTACAGGGACTGTTCTGTCTATGCTAAAAGCACAAACCTACATGCACCTTATAAACATTGGACTTCTTGCGTGTTCGTTTGAGATGAACTTTAAGTCAGAGGTCCAAGTAGCTTGCGCTTAATCGCACACATAATTGCTCTTCATTTGTTTATTGACTCAGAAGTGTCGTTAACAGTGTGCATCTGTATCGCTAtgtctgaataaataaatccatcTGCATTAAGATTTAAATGTTGTGCTTAATGTCTTTTTCGATTTCCAGAGGAAATGGGGAAGTTCATGCAAGAGGTCAAGGCTCTCGGATACACAGACAAGCCAGATTATGCAAAACTGCGAGGTATTTTCCAGCAAGGCCTGAAGACCATAGGGGCAACAGATGACAAAAAACTGGACTTCACCGTGTCGACTAATGGCACGGGCCCGCCCTCTGTCAAGGTGAGAGCCACCTTCAGTAGAACATCAAACAACTGACCTCTGTCACTCTCCCTCATTCACGGCGCATTGAAAATGCTCTGACAGTCCCTTTTTGAAGCCCAGCATTTAAAATAAGCCATTTCAACATCCTATAATTTGTTTACCTGTTGAAAGCagattcaaatttgaaaatgCCCACACACGGTCCAAGACTAATTGCTCGGGTTAGTAGGAAATGCGGTCGAGTGCATTGATTTTCAAATACGATTAACGTGCAATGCTTTTAACAAGCTTTTCTTGAGCTTATTTGGATCTTAGAGCTGACACACAAATGTGCCCCTTGCTCACCTCATTTTACCTCGGACGTGTCACgatgttaatatttttatgaattgttagcttaaaatcttaatttttagtatttatCTCTGCATTTCAAATGGAAGAATGTAATTTGACCTTAGTTTCTTATCTTATAGTGCAGTCAACACCCTCAAGGTGTGAGCTGGTATGATATCTCACTCCTCTGAAATAATACTGCATCTCTGAAGACTTGCAAAAGAGGTTGTTAATCATTGAATCGTTTTATCTGGATTTCAAGTTAAATGATCTTCAGATATGAATTCTGCAGCCGTCGTGTATTTTGTGTAAAACAAACTGTCCGAGCCCGCAAAGATGCCCTCGATGCCCTCTTCATTCATGGGGTCCGGCACAAAGAGCTCTTGGCAACAAAGCCGTCTGCATCTCAGGTTCTCTCCAGCGCCCGGGTGTTTATCCCAGTGgcccctcctcttcctcccaCAGACAGGTCCTGAGTGCCTGTGTTTATTCCCTGCTAATGTATCACAAATTTGCTGACACGGTAACCTTGGAGTCGGCGCGGGCCGACAATCAGCGAGCCGCACTTACGACGGGAGGGGACGGACTCTCCTCGCTTCCCACAATGCAGTTTGCATATGGAAGGTGCCACCAGGGAGCTGGCCCATGCCAGCTGAGGGTTACCTGCCCACTGCCGTTATTGTATGTAATTATCGAGCCAATCTGTTCAGCTCAGCAGGGTCTGGATGGTAATCATGAGGCAGCAATTGGCAAAATGGAAGGGAAATGTGAGGGGGTGTGGGGGGGGGGGCTAGTAAGGATGATAGTTCAAGTCCGAGAGAGGGGCGAGCATTCATTATGCAGTCTGAGTGAAGAAAAGGGAGAATTTGATTGCTGTCGTTAAGTGCATCTTCTTCATAACCCCTGGTTCGGTTAGCATGATTTCCTTGAATTGAGGACTTGAGCTTCTATGTTAGAGTTTTCATTGAGGAGAAAAAACCCAAGGATTTTTGATTGATGAAATTGTTCAAATAGATTAACTCAGGTTTTATTATTTGGAGTTCTAAGAAAGATTCTCAATATtgaattcaaaagtttgggtttggtaagttttgaaagaagtctcttatgctcacctaggctgcatttatttgataaaaataaaattgtgaaatattattactgtttttaaataactgttttctattttaatatattataatgtttaatgtattcctgtgattggacagctgaattttcagcatcattacttcagtcttcagtgtcacatgatctttcagaaatcattctaatatgctgatttggtgctcaagaaacatttattattattaacaatgttttaACAGTTTACAGAccatacatttttgaatggtagtacaCATGTATTGCGTGTgacatttcaaataatattatttgttcCTGTCAGATTTACTGGATAGCTGAATCATAATTAAATCTCCTCAAGCGTTCACAACGCTGAAGGCGCATGCAGTCGTTTCCATGTGTATGTAGAGCAAAGGGTCCCTTcttaatatttgatttgaacTTCCTCCAAGGTTGCTGTAGGCAAGTGAATTGACCACTGCTCTTCCATCTTTTTCATCcccatgtttgtgtttttttgttttttttgattgGAAGGCTCCCAAGCGAAAGAAAGCAGAGGAAAAAGGCCAGTCTGCTGATGAAACCGATGGCGCTCCGGCAAAGAAGAGGCGAGCTCCACAGAAGAAGGGTAAGCCATGTTTATGGACCTTAGAGTAGCCTCTGGCTGAACTTTTTTAGCTGTCGTCATCAAATTTAGTAACAATGGTTGtggtaaacattttaaaatgaacatgtaACCTGTTTAGAAGTGAATGGGGCTAAAAAGGCGGCGAGTCCTGTGAAGCGGCCGGCGAAGAAAGAAGCTCAGGCCTCCTCTGAGCCAGCGGTGAAGAAAAGCAGAGGAAGGCCTAAGAAGAACTCTTAATCCCCTTCGCACTCTAGTTCAAGTTGTTTCCTTTttgtatcttttaaattgtCTGGTCTGTATTTGTTCTCTGTGGTTGCATTTTCTTAAACTTTAGCAGGGTGTTGGGCACACTCTCTCACAGtgaaatgataataaataaggggtaaaaaaaaaaacgacagtGGCTTTGAGTTGTGAGTTATTTTCATTCCTTTGTAATGCCTTGAATAATCAAGCCTATGTGGATGAGGTCCAGAGGGGATTGCTTTGCCCCCGATAAGGAAATCCCTGAAGGAGCTCAGAGTCCCGACTCTTCCCCCGCCACATTTTCCCCTTGTTGTTGTGCTATGAAAGCCGCCGTGCGGCTGGCACTCCGACGTCTGTGGGAGAGGCGAGCTGGTCTTTGATACCTGCATCGAGGCAGGCGAACGTGTGGCAGACGCCACTGAGCCGGGTATGTGCGTTTGGAGAAGGGGGCTCTGCGCCTTTCCGCTCGGCTGCCATTTGATCAGGTGGAGACAAAAGACTAGCACTTGGGTCCTACTTTCCATGTCACTCTCGCTTGAGTCTTTCTTAACTTCCTGTTCTCCGCTAGGAAATGGCTTCAAAGAGCTATCATTAAAAGTTAGTTGTGGCTGCACCACTTGTTATGCATTGTAACTTTATCGCTGGTTTTGATAACACACGACAGCTTTCGCAGGCGTATTTTTAGGTCCAAATGTCATCTTGAATTGTTTGCTTTGTAATCGCAGTAAAATTGATATGACATTGAGGGGACAGGAATAATTTGATGAGGACAGGTTAGAATACATGAATAATAGATATGGCATGTGTACAGGGTCGTGATTGGAAGAGCAGAGTTATGTTTTCCAGGAGTTTGGGGAAATGCacttgtaataaataaaaccaaactCAGACGTCTATTTTTTTTGAGCACAAGAAAGTTGCCACCACAATTTAAGAAAGAATCGATGCACTGTATCAATACAGATCTGCTGATTCAATTCTGGTTTACAGggttttgtttatatttgataCTGATTTTTAAATTCTGATTTATTTAGAAAGTCCATTTTGCATACAAATAGAAGAAATTATCATTCTgttaatgctgtaaataatACATCATCAGCAAAGGGCTGTAAACATGCAGTTTTATTCCGATTCAAACCGGTAACTTGTGTTTTAAACCATTAACTTAAAAAACTGGCTCATAAAAGCCATTCATGAGTTGGACAACAATAGTCACGTTGCGTTTTTGAAAATATGCGTATATGAGCAAATATTATTTtggattatttaaatgaagatCACAAATTACAAGGTCCAGaaatgtactaaagacattgttaaaatagtctgtGACTGCAGTAGTtcaatttttataatttcatgaagggacgagaatactttttgtgtgcaaaataatgactttattcaacaatatcctctctcctacgcagttgatgcaGTACAGGCAGcacttccatgtttacgtcagaatgccgactcattattggccggctcctgcgtcagcatcacacaca
This window of the Ctenopharyngodon idella isolate HZGC_01 chromosome 17, HZGC01, whole genome shotgun sequence genome carries:
- the vrk1 gene encoding serine/threonine-protein kinase VRK1, with protein sequence MPPKSKASGAKKARAPAKRKLAEEFPPGEVLTDNGKKKWKLGSAVGQGGFGLLYLANEDSSKSVGADAPYVIKVEPSDNGPLFSELKFYMRAAKPDLIGAWMKSRKIEYLGVPKYWGSGFHEKGGKRYRFMVMDRFGTDLQKKFEENGKKFPRKLVLQLGLRLLDILEYIHDHEYVHADIKASNLLLSYTNPNQVYLVDYGLAYRYSPEGVPKEYKEDPKRCHDGTIEFTSIDAHKGVAPSRRADLEIMGYCMIQWLCGRLPWEDKLQDPLYVRDSKLRCRDNIDEFLKSCFTSENKPEEMGKFMQEVKALGYTDKPDYAKLRGIFQQGLKTIGATDDKKLDFTVSTNGTGPPSVKAPKRKKAEEKGQSADETDGAPAKKRRAPQKKEVNGAKKAASPVKRPAKKEAQASSEPAVKKSRGRPKKNS